Proteins co-encoded in one Acinetobacter lwoffii genomic window:
- a CDS encoding NAD-dependent malic enzyme — MPRENLNSKRPLYIPYAGNTLLELPLLNKGSAFSEEERRSFNLHGLIPHVTETIEEQSQRSYQQYCAFSSDINKHIYLRNIQDTNETLFYHLIENHLSEMMPIIYTPTVGEACQRFSDIYRRHRGIFISYPDRDQIDQIIHNINKKNVKVIVITDGERILGLGDQGIGGMGIPIGKLALYTACGGISPAYTLPITLDVGTNNQQLLNDPIYMGWREPRISGDEYYAFVETVIQAIQQRWPDALIQFEDFAQKNAMPLLEKYRDRICCFNDDIQGTAAVSVGSLIAASRAAGKHLKDQVVTFLGAGSAGCGIAEQIIKQMVAEGLSDAEARARVFMVDRFGLITENQPNLLDFQRKLAQPLENVESWADAESMISLLDVVKRAKPTVLIGVSGQPGLFTQEVIEAMAENSVQPIIFPLSNPTSRVEAVPADILQWTNGRALIATGSPFAPVNYQGQIHHISQCNNSYIFPGIGLGVVASGAKRVTDNMLMASSNALADCSPKLKDPQADLLPNLDCLQSISKQIALKVALVAIEDGVAPKVSVEELQLAIERNFWTPQYRDYQRITF, encoded by the coding sequence ATGCCCAGAGAAAATTTGAACAGTAAACGCCCTTTATATATTCCTTATGCTGGAAATACTCTGCTAGAACTCCCACTACTCAATAAAGGCTCTGCATTTTCTGAAGAAGAGCGTAGAAGCTTTAACTTGCATGGCTTGATTCCTCATGTCACCGAGACGATTGAAGAACAAAGTCAGCGTTCTTATCAGCAGTATTGTGCTTTTAGCAGTGATATTAACAAGCATATTTATTTGCGGAATATTCAGGATACCAATGAGACCCTGTTTTATCATCTGATTGAAAATCACCTCAGTGAGATGATGCCGATTATCTATACCCCGACTGTGGGTGAGGCATGTCAGCGCTTTTCTGATATTTATCGCCGTCATCGTGGGATCTTTATTTCCTATCCTGACCGTGATCAGATCGACCAGATTATTCACAATATCAATAAAAAGAACGTGAAAGTGATTGTGATTACAGATGGTGAGCGCATTTTGGGTCTTGGAGATCAAGGCATCGGTGGTATGGGGATTCCCATTGGAAAACTGGCACTCTACACCGCATGTGGCGGGATCAGTCCGGCCTATACCTTACCGATTACTCTTGATGTCGGTACCAATAATCAGCAGTTGTTAAATGACCCGATTTATATGGGCTGGCGTGAACCACGAATCAGCGGCGATGAATACTATGCTTTTGTCGAGACGGTGATTCAGGCGATTCAACAGCGCTGGCCAGATGCCTTAATTCAGTTTGAAGACTTTGCACAGAAAAATGCCATGCCTTTGCTGGAAAAATATCGTGATCGAATCTGTTGTTTTAATGATGATATTCAGGGCACCGCAGCAGTGTCTGTCGGCAGCCTGATTGCTGCTTCGCGTGCAGCCGGTAAACACCTCAAAGATCAGGTGGTTACTTTCCTGGGTGCTGGTTCAGCTGGTTGCGGGATTGCAGAGCAGATCATTAAGCAAATGGTTGCTGAGGGTTTAAGTGATGCTGAAGCGCGTGCACGCGTGTTTATGGTCGACCGCTTTGGTCTGATCACAGAAAATCAGCCGAATTTATTGGATTTCCAGCGCAAACTGGCACAGCCTCTTGAAAATGTAGAAAGCTGGGCAGATGCTGAGAGCATGATTTCTCTGCTAGATGTGGTCAAACGTGCCAAGCCGACAGTATTGATTGGCGTATCTGGACAGCCAGGTTTATTCACTCAGGAAGTGATTGAAGCCATGGCTGAAAACAGTGTGCAACCGATTATTTTCCCTTTATCCAACCCGACTTCCCGCGTAGAAGCTGTTCCGGCTGACATCTTGCAATGGACTAATGGCAGAGCATTGATTGCAACGGGTAGCCCATTTGCACCAGTGAATTATCAGGGACAGATTCATCATATTTCCCAATGCAATAACTCTTATATTTTTCCGGGTATCGGTCTGGGCGTAGTTGCTTCAGGTGCAAAACGTGTCACGGATAATATGCTGATGGCTTCAAGTAATGCCTTGGCGGACTGTTCTCCGAAACTGAAAGATCCTCAGGCAGATTTATTGCCGAATCTGGATTGTTTACAGTCAATTTCGAAGCAGATTGCCTTAAAAGTAGCACTTGTTGCGATTGAAGATGGGGTAGCACCGAAAGTCAGTGTAGAAGAATTGCAGTTGGCTATTGAACGTAATTTTTGGACACCGCAATACCGTGATTATCAGCGGATAACCTTTTAA
- a CDS encoding type II toxin-antitoxin system HipA family toxin, translating into MLKKLNVYYNGWGEYWLWGTLVSSTAITGRPLIAFEYSAEAISKGLELSSYLLPLKGDPLRTNFPAHQMGLPGPIYDALPDGWGMLLMDRLFKKNGFNPARIGPLERLTYINTHAMGALSFEPSATELALTENIPLIKLAQEVQEVLKGEGAEFLQHLLIMGGSPQGARPKALIYRDPVTNEFSTVSSHQHEAWLIKFPAQQEHPEVCAIEAVYAECLRHCHIDTPDTQYFTLPNGLTAFASKRFDRHDGMRIPMQSLAAFTGADFKSPGSLDYSNFLRAAHFCTNDVREKAIAFKRAVFNVVFNNRDDHCKNFSFLMSQNGQWKLSPAYDVTFCEGPGGYHQMDIMGEALDIPRQALVKLGTQEAELSAQEVDEIISSICKVAIRFSNIAHDLLPGQIQAETIQMIQNRIEHNIHLLN; encoded by the coding sequence ATGCTCAAAAAACTTAATGTTTACTACAATGGATGGGGTGAATATTGGCTTTGGGGTACACTGGTCTCCTCAACCGCAATCACAGGTCGGCCATTAATCGCCTTTGAATACAGTGCAGAAGCGATCAGTAAAGGTTTAGAACTTTCCTCTTACCTACTTCCGTTAAAAGGTGACCCATTAAGAACGAACTTTCCTGCACATCAAATGGGATTGCCAGGTCCTATATATGATGCCTTGCCCGATGGTTGGGGCATGCTTCTTATGGATCGCTTATTTAAAAAAAATGGATTTAATCCTGCACGGATTGGGCCATTAGAAAGACTCACGTATATTAATACACATGCGATGGGAGCATTATCCTTTGAACCTTCAGCAACTGAGTTAGCATTAACTGAAAATATCCCACTGATTAAACTCGCTCAAGAAGTTCAGGAAGTTCTCAAAGGAGAAGGTGCAGAATTTTTACAGCATTTATTAATTATGGGTGGATCTCCACAAGGTGCAAGGCCAAAAGCGCTCATCTATCGTGATCCTGTCACCAACGAATTCTCAACAGTTAGCTCACATCAACATGAAGCTTGGCTGATCAAATTTCCCGCTCAGCAAGAGCATCCTGAAGTTTGTGCAATTGAAGCTGTTTATGCAGAATGTTTGCGTCATTGTCATATTGATACCCCTGACACTCAATATTTTACTCTTCCGAATGGATTAACCGCATTTGCATCAAAGAGATTTGACCGCCACGATGGCATGCGTATCCCTATGCAAAGTTTAGCGGCCTTCACCGGAGCTGATTTTAAATCACCAGGGAGTTTAGACTACAGTAACTTTCTTCGCGCTGCACACTTTTGCACCAACGATGTTCGCGAAAAAGCAATTGCATTCAAGCGAGCTGTTTTCAATGTAGTCTTCAATAATCGAGATGATCATTGCAAAAACTTTTCATTTCTGATGTCCCAAAATGGGCAATGGAAACTCTCCCCTGCCTATGATGTTACTTTCTGTGAAGGGCCAGGTGGATATCATCAAATGGATATCATGGGTGAGGCACTGGATATTCCTCGACAAGCTCTTGTAAAACTTGGTACTCAGGAAGCGGAACTTTCTGCCCAAGAAGTCGATGAAATTATTAGTTCGATTTGTAAGGTTGCAATCCGATTCAGCAATATCGCTCATGATCTATTACCTGGACAAATTCAAGCAGAGACTATCCAAATGATCCAAAATAGGATTGAGCATAATATTCATTTATTGAATTGA
- a CDS encoding helix-turn-helix transcriptional regulator — translation MDLKFKKPEEVVTLLCERLRKERLYLEMTQADVATRAGISVNTVSNLEAGRNVSFENLVRVAMVLGRLKELEELFKPHLNSVNDILRYESNTARQRIKRK, via the coding sequence ATGGATTTAAAATTCAAAAAGCCTGAAGAGGTTGTCACGTTATTATGTGAAAGGCTTCGCAAAGAACGACTTTATCTGGAAATGACTCAGGCAGACGTCGCTACACGTGCTGGTATTAGTGTGAATACAGTATCTAATCTGGAAGCCGGTCGAAATGTTTCATTTGAAAATTTAGTACGCGTTGCCATGGTATTGGGCCGATTAAAAGAATTAGAGGAACTCTTCAAACCTCATTTAAACAGTGTAAATGACATTCTCCGCTATGAGAGCAATACGGCTCGCCAACGTATCAAAAGGAAATAA
- a CDS encoding site-specific integrase — MSRHPHSLKRQKKLIKNKEFLLKLFSEKCLELTPENYSDVYRQVDNQLLEKYKSNTRSHKMARLEFAKYIKRFNRLSNQNYPIPATPVRHESPPPQQNIETLKHGKRVTQFAKNLIAHWTEHNDFSPTQSLAFCLISTILFNGIYNENELQKFLKIILKTKKFQSFSNLNHIVSLEIPNRHFGNQRINNLNFSVSYTKTFVLNDIVKCWIYRLKHQKFDLFSDIDDAEQVINTCIIECFPEEKVRYKDLLKYGFYYTQFLKNSGLDQMSICILKNEIYSSSPLEKQLAAYFIQPEPTPTHTIQEVYENPQDQSKVTIALDVADILVEIRQAIRAKNYSDQLIELYAREQSSALERLLLWSILRSKLTEPQLDLLNHIIQQQQRFKRKLIRADFQPLKQSSLKTMFSQFAVHWLQATQDKDISSFSDADFEDLYGEMLLLKKETTRATLQKRLQEFHHKQTLFFNAPTIDLDNLIQVKICRTALISPHIFHHMLEQLENTQDISIQDKNIFKLIFILGFRVGLRINETLNIFVRDLFISEDAVILTIRNNRNKNQKSYSAYRKIPLHHLLKADELHAFKTYSQNRKRLLKEQGKSVAHPLFLKQSLEETHENEVNSLLKQLIQPVFGEHNFTYHSLRHSAFNHLYLILKNSTLSDAFTDYSPHEQLRIRYALLRNRNTQQTWYALSHFAGHLTPDTTCSSYLHLMHLAISYQLNQMHSPLPKEAYFNILKHDDAIKYPVQQRAIKQFLFHQLTKDRYRQHDHQFQLGQQKSPDSLMLGAHDSEMTFELLHHILAVEKEQDLMLPETIPLQIAQKLRAKAQHLKTSCVNQKKSSRLFTTDFLRKTPNALVTMLPTNQEEKKVIQHVQERYANVQSKYKKQLHTIYSIYLEKAQPNSAQLIFELNEKRQLKKLLSFIHSLFPKKYLHLELSQQSKTELKKTLQDLTLRAENFSLTENERRIKFCFKDKDAKALGVFKLLMYLMIVSHL, encoded by the coding sequence ATGAGCAGACATCCACACTCCCTAAAACGACAAAAAAAACTTATAAAAAATAAGGAATTTCTTCTTAAATTATTTAGTGAGAAATGCCTAGAGCTTACACCTGAAAACTATTCCGATGTATATAGACAAGTCGATAATCAACTTTTGGAAAAGTACAAATCTAATACTCGTAGTCATAAAATGGCACGCTTAGAATTCGCGAAATATATCAAGCGTTTTAATCGTTTATCAAATCAAAACTACCCTATTCCTGCAACACCTGTTCGTCATGAAAGCCCCCCACCCCAACAAAATATTGAGACTTTAAAACATGGTAAAAGGGTGACTCAATTTGCCAAAAATTTGATTGCTCACTGGACAGAACATAATGACTTCAGTCCAACTCAATCCCTCGCTTTTTGTTTGATCAGCACAATATTATTTAATGGCATTTATAATGAGAACGAACTACAAAAGTTTTTAAAAATCATTTTAAAAACAAAGAAATTTCAAAGCTTTTCAAACCTAAATCATATTGTTTCACTTGAGATCCCGAACCGGCATTTCGGTAATCAGCGTATAAATAACCTGAATTTTTCAGTGAGCTATACAAAAACGTTTGTGTTAAACGATATTGTGAAATGCTGGATCTACAGACTAAAACATCAAAAATTTGATTTATTTTCAGATATTGATGACGCAGAACAAGTGATCAACACTTGCATCATCGAATGCTTTCCTGAGGAAAAGGTACGTTATAAAGACCTGTTAAAATATGGTTTTTACTACACACAGTTCCTAAAAAACAGTGGACTGGATCAAATGTCCATTTGTATCTTAAAAAATGAAATTTACAGTTCCAGTCCTCTCGAAAAACAATTAGCAGCTTATTTTATTCAGCCTGAACCCACGCCTACCCATACGATTCAGGAAGTTTATGAAAACCCTCAAGACCAGTCTAAAGTCACTATTGCATTAGATGTTGCCGATATTTTAGTAGAAATACGTCAAGCTATTCGTGCAAAAAACTATAGCGATCAACTCATAGAATTATATGCCAGAGAACAATCTTCAGCCTTGGAACGTTTGCTGCTGTGGAGCATTCTACGCTCAAAATTAACGGAACCTCAACTGGACCTTCTCAATCATATTATTCAGCAGCAGCAACGATTTAAGCGCAAGCTTATACGTGCAGATTTTCAGCCGCTCAAGCAAAGTTCTCTGAAGACCATGTTTTCACAGTTTGCAGTCCATTGGCTGCAGGCAACGCAAGACAAAGATATTTCATCATTTTCAGATGCTGATTTTGAAGATCTGTATGGAGAAATGCTTTTATTAAAGAAAGAAACAACTAGAGCGACTTTACAAAAACGTCTACAGGAGTTTCATCACAAACAGACCTTATTCTTTAACGCACCCACTATCGATCTAGATAATTTAATCCAGGTAAAAATCTGCAGAACCGCATTGATCTCGCCCCATATTTTTCACCACATGCTAGAGCAGCTCGAAAATACTCAAGATATTTCGATTCAGGATAAAAATATATTTAAACTGATTTTTATTCTAGGATTCAGAGTCGGACTACGGATCAATGAAACATTGAATATCTTCGTACGTGATCTATTTATTAGTGAAGATGCTGTGATACTCACCATTCGCAACAATCGCAATAAAAATCAAAAAAGCTACTCAGCTTACCGCAAGATTCCCCTGCATCATCTACTTAAAGCCGACGAATTACATGCATTTAAAACATACAGTCAGAATAGAAAACGTCTGCTAAAAGAACAAGGAAAATCAGTTGCACACCCGCTGTTTTTAAAACAGTCCTTAGAAGAAACTCATGAAAATGAAGTGAATTCCCTATTGAAACAATTGATCCAGCCAGTTTTTGGAGAACACAATTTTACTTACCATAGTCTGCGCCATTCTGCATTTAATCATCTTTACCTGATTTTAAAAAACTCAACACTTTCAGATGCATTTACTGACTATAGCCCACATGAGCAATTACGTATCCGTTATGCATTGTTGCGAAACAGAAATACTCAGCAAACCTGGTATGCACTTTCTCATTTTGCCGGGCACCTAACCCCTGACACGACCTGTTCAAGCTATCTGCATTTAATGCATCTAGCAATTAGCTACCAGCTGAATCAAATGCACAGCCCGCTTCCTAAAGAAGCCTATTTTAACATTCTGAAACATGATGATGCCATTAAATATCCTGTTCAGCAGCGGGCGATCAAACAGTTTTTATTTCATCAACTCACTAAAGACCGTTACAGGCAACATGATCATCAATTTCAACTAGGTCAACAGAAATCGCCTGATTCACTGATGCTAGGAGCTCATGACTCAGAGATGACTTTTGAATTATTGCATCACATTCTTGCAGTAGAAAAAGAACAAGACCTTATGTTACCTGAAACTATTCCTTTGCAAATCGCGCAAAAATTACGTGCTAAAGCCCAGCATTTGAAAACCTCCTGTGTAAACCAAAAAAAATCATCGAGGTTATTTACCACAGATTTTTTAAGGAAAACTCCGAATGCATTGGTCACCATGTTGCCAACCAATCAGGAGGAAAAAAAGGTCATTCAACATGTTCAGGAGCGTTATGCAAATGTACAAAGTAAATACAAAAAACAGCTTCATACAATCTACTCAATTTATCTTGAAAAAGCTCAGCCCAATTCAGCCCAGTTAATTTTTGAACTCAATGAAAAACGGCAACTGAAGAAACTTCTTTCTTTTATTCATAGCTTATTTCCCAAAAAATATCTTCATTTAGAACTCTCTCAGCAGAGCAAAACAGAGCTCAAAAAGACATTACAGGATTTAACATTACGGGCAGAAAACTTCAGCCTGACTGAAAATGAAAGGCGAATTAAGTTCTGCTTCAAGGATAAAGATGCAAAAGCACTTGGGGTATTCAAGTTACTGATGTATCTGATGATAGTTTCTCATCTTTAA